A genomic stretch from Astatotilapia calliptera chromosome 4, fAstCal1.2, whole genome shotgun sequence includes:
- the LOC113020726 gene encoding uncharacterized protein LOC113020726: MGRLDDAAKHKVVELRKAGLSFRKIKAVLELENIKVSAQAIYLFLREFQGRPPGRVRPVEPGSSTSPAQVQAQTGAVQQSWSNIQIRNLLRDSSQRLGFPAAADFAKQTPTSSEGSSSGETSGGNRKEQQPEEHKDENDIQIVSVTSLAQQSQQRAPQSTLPRSETCAMTSTPAVRRRVTPSPATSSMLAARKRILDKALSHRLKFSTVASLLRRDPSSVQGTDMRNAVPQPPETYDLTTEKTVTGNQPGSSSAPRRSLTQRPGLSVRSLPPPPHPPPRVGIRLSNRPQAPLTSASPGGAVIRIQAPGSQGAPRTEGNPSPQQAAQDAGVRSGFQDQIQSLGSEVRSLGLAVKMLVEQQCRLEREQSQQTQIQKQILNTLQTIATKMSHGSSVQKQKNKTPSPSALAAASASTSFNQDTFSFSQGTYTQCSQTQPSYSSLEGLENVEAFKLPGLSPTTVNGFPPCSNTESLPLTHTPSQTQPYSAAYIQQTSQPLMPPYTQSYVSTYSIQSHPQTFRALESKTSEFQSSCSTRTFQDCSVSTQPVLNSDHSSQDQQINIIKVEGP, translated from the exons ATGGGCCGGCTCGATGATGCTGCAAAGCACAAAGTGGTAGAGCTGCGAAAGGCTGGCCTGAGTTTCCGTAAAATCAAAGCTGTGCTGGAGCTGGAGAACATTAAGGTTTCCGCTCAGGCCATCTACTTGTTCCTGAGAGAGTTCCAGGGGAGGCCGCCAGGGAGGGTGAGACCTGTAGAGCCTGGAAGTAGCACATCACCAGCACAGGTGCAAGCTCAAACTGGAGCAGTACAGCAGAGCTGGAGTAACATTCAAATCCGAAACCTATTACGGGATTCATCTCAACGTCTTGGCTTCCCAGCTGCTGCTGACTTTGCTAAACAGACTCCCACCAGCTCAGAGGGCTCTTCCTCCGGGGAAACCAGTGGAGGCAACAGGAAAGAACAGCAACCTGAAGAACATAAGGATGAAAATGATATCCAGATTGTCAGTGTCACGTCACTTGCACAGCAGAGCCAACAAAGAGCTCCCCAGTCCACTCTACCAAGGTCAGAAACCTGTGCTATGACTTCCACACCAGCAGTGAGGCGGAGAGTCACACCTTCTCCAGCCACTAGTTCAATGCTGGCAGCTCGAAAGAGAATTTTGGATAAAGCATTGTCACACAGATTGAAG TTTTCAACAGTGGCATCATTGTTAAGGAGAGATCCATCAAGTGTCCAGGGCACTGACATGAGGAATGCTGTGCCACAGCCACCTGAAACCTACGATCTGACCACTGAAAAG ACTGTTACAGGGAATCAGCCTGGAAGTAGCAGCGCTCCTAGACGTTCTCTCACCCAGAGACCAGGGCTATCTGTTCGTTcccttcctcctccccctcatcctcctcctcgaGTTGGGATTCGTCTTTCTAACCGACCACAAGCACCTTTAACATCTGCGTCTCCCGGGGGCGCTGTTATCCGCATACAGGCCCCCGGGAGTCAGGGTGCTCCTCGTACTGAAGGGAACCCAAGTCCACAGCAGGCAGCCCAGGACGCTGGAGTCAGAAGCGGTTTCCAGGATCAGATTCAGAGTTTGGGCTCTGAAGTGCGCAGCTTGGGCCTGGCAGTGAAGATGCTTGTAGAGCAGCAGTGCCGTCTGGAGAGGGAGCAGTCGCAGCAGACCCAAATTCAGAAGCAGATCCTCAACACTCTACAGACCATTGCAACCAAAATGAGTCATGGTAGCAGTgttcaaaagcagaaaaacaagacTCCTTCACCCTCTGCTTTGGCAGCAGCTTCTGCCTCTACCTCGTTTAACCAAGACACCTTCAGTTTTAGTCAAGGCACTTACACTCAGTGTAGCCAAACCCAGCCTAGCTACAGCTCTTTAGAAGGTTTAGAAAATGTGGAGGCCTTTAAATTGCCGGGACTCAGTCCTACAACCGTGAATGGGTTTCCACCATGTAGCAATACTGAAAGCCTTCCTCTTACTCACACCCCTTCTCAAACACAACCTTATTCAGCTGCATATATTCAGCAGACCAGTCAACCACTCATGCCTCCCTACACGCAATCATATGTCTCCACATACAGCATACAGTCACATCCTCAGACTTTCAGAGCATTGGAGAGTAAAACATCGGAATTCCAAAGCAGCTGCTCAACAAGGACTTTCCAGGACTGCAGCGTTTCCACTCAACCAGTGCTGAACTCGGACCACTCTTCACAGGACCAGCAGATCAATATTATCAAAGTGGAAGGACCATAG